The window GGCCTGGACCAAGGAGGTCCTCGACCCCGACGTCCTGACCATCGGCTTCGCCCGGCGCGTCCCGACGTACAAGCGCCTGACGCTCATGCTGCGCGACCCCGAGCGGCTGAAGTCGTTGCTGCTGCACCCCCAGCGCCCCGTCCAGCTCGTCATCGCCGGCAAGTCCCACCCCGCGGACGAGACGGGCAAGCGGCTCATCCAGCAGATGGTCCGGTTCGCCGACGACCCCGAGGTGCGGCACCGCATCGTGTTCCTGCCGAACTACGACATCACCATGGCGCTGTCGCTGTACCCGGGCTGCGACGTGTGGCTCAACAACCCGCTGCGGCCGTTCGAGGCGTGCGGGACCTCGGGCATGAAGGCCGCGCTCAACGGCGGGCTGAACCTGTCGATCCTCGACGGCTGGTGGGACGAGTGGTACGACGGCGGGAACGGCTGGGCCATCCCGACCGCCGACGGCGTCGACGACCCCGACCACCGCGACGACCTCGAGGCCGCCGCGCTGTACGACCTCGTCGAGAACTCCGTCGCGGCGCGGTTCTACGACCGCGACGAGCGGGGGCTGCCCGCGCGCTGGCTGGAGATGGTGCGGCACACCCTGGCCTCGCTGGGCCCGAAGGTCCTCGCCAGCCGGATGGTGACCGACTACGTCGAGCAGTTGTACGTCCCCGCCGCCAAGGCCGGCCGTGCCGCCGTGGCGTCCACGGCCGCGGGGGCCAGGGACCTCGCCCGCTGGAAGGCCGGCGTGCGCAGCGCCTGGCCCGCGGTGCGCGTCGACCACGTCGAGTCCTCAGGCGTCGGCGACTCCGCCCAGGTCGGCGACGTCGTGCACGTGCGGGGTTTCGTGTCCCTCGGGGACCTGTCCGTCGACGACGTCGAGGTGCAGGTCGTCCACGGCCGCGTCAGCGAGTCCGACGAGCTGCGGCCGTCGGGCACGGTGCGCCTCGAACCCGCCGAGTCGTTCGGCGACGGCCGGCACCGGTTCGAGGGGGAGTTCTCCCTGCGTCAGACCGGGCCGTTCGGGTACACCGTGCGGATCCTCCCGCGGCACGCGGGCCTGGCGACCGCGGCCGAACTGGGGCTGGTGGTCAACGCCTGACCCTCGTCTGCGGCCGGACCGGCGGGGGCCGCGTCGAGTCCCGCGTTCCCGCCCGCGTCGTGCGGGCGGGTGGGAACGCGCGGGTCGGGGCCACGGCGGCGCCGCCGCCGGCCGTCACGCGGACGGGTCGAGCACCGCGAACGCCTGGTCGGCGTGGTCGGCGAAGGGCGGGCCGCCACCGGCCCGCTGCTCCTCCAGGTCGACCCCGCCGCCGAGGAACAGGCCCGTCCCGGTCCACACCGCGCAGCTGCCCGTGCGCCGCTGCCACGGTCCGTCGGCCAGCGGACGCCACGTGTCCCGGGCGGGGTCGTAGGCCGCGGCCAGCGGCCCCGTCGCCGGGTTGCACGCGCCGCCGTACGCGAGCTCCGACTCCTCCACCCCGACGCCGTCGAAGCACCTCGACCCGTCGCGGGCGTTGCGCGAACCGCCCCAGACGAGCAGTTCCGTCCCGGTCCAGCCCAGCGCCGGGCCGCCGAGCGGGCCTCCGAGCCCGTCCAGGGGTCCTCGCGCGGCCCCGGTCCACCGGCCGGTCGCCGGGGCGAGGCGGCTGAGCCCGGCGGTGGCGTCGAAGGCCAGGAGTTCGGTCCCGGTCCACGCCACCGCCACGTCCGGGGTGCGGACCGGCCCCCGGTCCAGCACGCGCCAGGAGGACGTGGCCGGGTCCAGGGCCAGGCCCAGGGGGACGGGGTCGGGCGTGTACGCACCCCCCAGCAGCACCCACTCCGTCCCGGTCCAGACGTCCTGCACCCCGGCGTAGGCCGAGGCGTCGCCGCGGGCCACCGGCGGGTCCGGCAGCTCTGCCCAGGAGGCCCCGCCCGCCGGCAGCGACCACGCCCCCGCGCTGACCGACCACACCAGCAGCCCGCGGGGCGTCCACGCGCTCGCGTCGACGACGGTCCCCTCCGGCCACGGCAACGGCGGCAGCGCCCGCCAGGACCGCGTGGCGGGGGAGAACGCGGCGACGTCGAGCCGGCCCGCCGGCCGGGACTCGCAGCGGGCCCACGGGTCCAGGCCACCGACCAGCACGGCCTCGGAACCGGTCCAGTGCAGCCGGGCCCCGCTGCGCGCCTGCAGCGGGGCGGGAGGCAGCGCGGTCCAGGACCCGGCGGCCCGGTCCCGACCCCCGACGGGGCGCCACGACGCCCCGTCGGCGCACACGGCGACGGCGCACCCGTCGGCCCGGGGGGAGGAACCGCCCCACACCAGGACCTCCTCGCCCGTCCAGACGGCGGCCAGCCCGGCCCGCAGCCCCGGCGGGGCGAGGGGGGCCGCGGGCAGCTGCGTCCAGCCGTGCCGTGCGGGGGTGGGAGACGCGCGGGGGGCGGAGTCCCGGCAGCCGGCGAGCAGCGGCCCGCCCAGCGCAGCGGCCAGCAGGGTCCGCCGTGTCGTCCTCGTCACCCTCGCAGGCTACGGCTGCGCCAGGAACCCGCGCAGGGCGTCGAGGACGGCGGCCGGCTCGGTCAGGTGCGGCCAGTGACCCGGCTGCAGGCCGCGCAGGTCGACCCCGTGGACCAGGGGGTTCAGCGCCCGCAGGGCGTCGAGGTCCACGTCGCGGCTCGAGCGCACGTACGCGGTGGGCACGCTCAGCTCCCGCAGCAGCGGCACCGGGTCCAGGGCCAGCACGTCGTGCCACAGCGGGCGCAGCGCCGCCTCGGGGGTGGCGAGGATCCCCGCCACGACCTCCTCGCGCAGCTGCGGCTCCCGCGGGCCCCACGAGGTCCGCATCGACTCCTCCAGGACGCGGCGCCACCTCGGGCCGAGCACCGCCGCGGCCCGGGACGTCTTGCGCGCCAGGGCGTCCGCGGTCACCGGGAGGTTGGCGTCCAGCAGCACCAGGCCGGACAGCAGGCCGGGGTGCCGCACGGCGACCAGGAGCCCCACCACCCCGCCGGTGCTGTGGCCGGCGAGCACCGAACCCGCCGGCACCTGCTCGCCGACCCGTGCGGCGACGGCCTCCAGCGACGCCTCCGGCAGCGGCGGTGCGCCGCGGTGGCCGGGCAGTTCCACCGGGTGCACGTCGAGACCGCCCAGCCCGGGCAGCAGTCGCCGGAACTGCGAGGTGCCGCACCCGACCCCGGGGACGAGGACCAGGGGAGTCACGGACGGCTCAGGAGGAGGCCAGCACCCGCACCGACCACGGGGCGACCCGCAGCGACGTGCCCGCCGGGGCCACCCGGCGCCGGCGGTCCGGGGTCGAGGCCCACCGCGGGTGGAACGTGGGCAGCCCCTCCACGGCCGGCAGCGTGACGTCGAGCTGGCGGGGGCCGCCGTTGACGACGACGAGCACGGACTCCTGGCCGCGGTCGCGCCCGTCGACGAGGACCTGCAGGATCCTGCGGTCCGGTTCGTGCCACTGCTCCACGGTCATCTGCCCGCCGTCCTCGGAGTACCACAGCAGGTCCTGGCGCTGCTCGCGCACGGGCGACCCGCGCCGCACCCCGGCCTCGCGCAGCACGGGGTAGCGCCGCCGCAGGGCCAGCAGCTCGCGGACGTCGTCGAGGAGCTCGGTCTGCCAGTCCTCGAGCTTCCAGTCCAGCCAGCTGACCTCGTTGTCCTGGCAGTAGGCGTTGTTGTTACCGCCCTGGCTGCGGCCGAACTCGTCGCCCGCGGTGATCATCGGGACGCCCGAGGACAGCACGAGCGTCGCGAACAGGTTCCGGATGCTGCGCCGGCGCAGTTCCAGGACGGTGGCGTCGGACGTGTCGCCCTCGACGCCGTGGTTCCAGCTCGTGTCGCCGTCGGAGCCGTCGCGGTTGCCCTCGCCGTTGGCCTCGTTGTGCTTGCGGTCGAACGCGACGAGGTCGGCCAGGCAGAAACCGTCGTGGGCGGTCACGAAGTTGACGCTGGTCAGCCGGCCGCGCTGGACGTCGAAGGTGTCGGCCGAACCCGCGAACCGCGTCGCGAACTCGCGCAGCCCCCGGCCGGCGGCGACGGGTGCGGAGTGGCCGAAGGCGATCTCGCGCGCGTCGGTCAGCCAGAACCGGCGGACCCCGTCGCGGTACCGGTCGTTCCACTCGTGCAGGGGTTGCGGGAACTGCCCGGTCCGCCAGCCGAACGGCCCCACGTCCCAGGGCTCGGCGACGAGCTTGGTGCCGGCCAGGACGGGGTCGGCGGCGAGCGCCACGAGGAACGGGTGGTCCGGGGTGAACCCGTCGCGGCCCCGGGCCAGGGTCGTCATGAGGTCGAAGCGGAAACCGTCGACGCCGTACTCGCCGACCCAGTACCGCAGCGAGTCCAGCGCGAACTGCACGACGCGGTGCTCGGCGAAGTCGAGGGAGTTCCCGCAGCCGGTGACGTCGAAGGGCCGCCCGCCGGCGTCGCGCAGGTAGTAGGTGGCGTCGTCCAGGCCGCGCAGCGACAGGTGCGGGCCGTCGGGGCCCTCCTCGCACGTGTGGTTGTAGACGACGTCGAGCAGGACCTCGACGCCCGCGGCGTGCAGGGCCTGCACCGCGCGCCGGAACTCGGTCCGCACCGCCTCGGGCCCGGCGGCGCGCGCGGCGGCCGTCGCGTACCCGGCGTGCGGGGCGTTGAAGCCCAGGGTGTTGTACCCCCAGTAGTTCGACAGCCCCCGCCGGCGCAGGGCGATCTCGGACGTGCTGGCGTGGATCGGCAGCAGTTCGAGCGTCGTGACCCCGAGGGAGCGCAGGTGGTCCAGGACGGCGGGGTGGGCCAGCGCCGCGTAGGTGCCGCGTTCGTCCGCGGGCACCTCGGGGAACTGCTGCGTCAGCCCGCGCACGTGGGCCTCGTAGACGACCGTGTCGGCCCACGGCACGTGCGGGCGCTCGTCGGGGCGCACCCGCAGGCCGGCGGGCAGGTCGCCCAGCACGACCCCGCGGGGGACGAAGGGGGCGCTGTCGCGGTCGTCGGCGACGGCGAGGTCACCCTCGAAGCCCGCGTCCACGGTGTGCCCGAAGATCTCCGGCACCAGGGCCACCTCGCCCTCGACGCCGCGCGCGTACGGGTCCAGCAGCAGCTTGGCCGGGTTGTGCCGCAGCCCGCGCTCGGGGTCCCAGCGGCCGTGGACGCGCAGGCCGTAGCGGGACCCGGCGACCAGGTCGGGCACGTGCCCGTGCCAGACGCCGAGCTCCACGTCCGGCAGCCTCGTGCGGGTCTCGCCGCCGTCGGCGGCGAAGACGCACACCTCGACGGCGTCGGCGTGCACGGCCAGGACGGCGACGTCGGCCCCGCCGCCGTGCTCGGCGTCACGTGGCGTCACCCCCAGGGGGTGGCTCCGGGTGGGGGCGGGCGTCGGGACGGGCACCGCCGCAGTCTGCCAGCTCCTTAGACTCGGGGGTGTGACGGCGGCCTACCTGGACCACGCCTCGACGACCGCCCTGCGGCCCGAGGCGCTCGACGCCCTGGTCGCGCAGGCGGCGCGCGGGGCGGGCAACCCGTCGTCGCTGCACTCGGCCGGCCGCCGCGCCCGCGTGGTCGTCGAGGAGAGCCGGGAGGCGCTGGCCGCGGCGCTGGGGGCGCGCGCGGGGGAGGTCGTGTGGACCTCCGGCGGCACCGAGAGCGACAACCTGGCCCTGACGGGGCTCCTCCGCGCGCGGCGCGACGCCGACCCGGTGCGCCGGCGGGTCCTGCTGGCCGCCACCGAGCACCACGCCGTCCTGGACTGCGTCGAGCACCTGCAGGCCCGCGAGGGTGTCGAGGTCACGTGGCTGCCCGTCGACGGCACCGGCCTGCTCGACCTGGCCGCCCTGGAGGCGGCGCTGGTGGGCGACGACGTCGCCCTCGTCTCGCTCATGTGGGCCAACAACGAGGTCGGGACGGTGCAGCCCGTCGCCCGGGCGGCCGAGCTGGCCCACGCCGCCGGGGTCCCGCTGCACACCGACGCCGTGCAGGCCGTCGGGCACCTGCCCGTCGACTTCGCCGCCTCGGGGGCGGACCTGCTGTCCCTGTCGGCGCACAAGTTCGGCGGTCCCGTGGGCACCGGGGCCCTCCTCGTGAAGCGGGGGACGTCCCTCGTCCCGCTGCAGCACGGCGGGGGTCAGGAGCTCGGGGTTCGCTCGGGCACGCTCGACGCGGCCGGGGCCGCCGCGAGCGCCGCGGCCCTGACGGCGGCCGTGGCCGACCTGCCCACCGAGGCCCGCCGGCTCGCGGGGCTGCGCGACCGCCTGCTGGCCGGCCTCACGCAGGTCCCCGGGGCCGTCGTGCGCGGGGCCCGTCCGGGCGCGGGCAGGCTGCCCGGCAACGCGCACGTCACGTTCGCCGGCTGCGAGGGCGACTCCCTGACGTACCTGCTGGACGCCGCCGGCGTGGAGTGCTCGACGGGCTCGGCCTGCCAGGCCGGGGTGCCCCAGCCCAGCCACGTCCTGCTCGCGATGGGGCTGGACGCCGAGGAGGCCGCGGGGGCGCTGCGGTTCTCCCTCGGCTGGAACTCCACCGACGCCGACGTCGACGCCGCGCTGGCGGCCATCGGCCCGGCCGTCGAGCGCGCGCGCCGCGCCCGCAGCTCCCGGACCGACCGGTCCCGCCGCCGTCCCCGATCCCTCGCCGGAGGAGTGTCCTGATGCGTGTCCTGGCCGCCATGAGCGGAGGGGTCGACTCCGCGGTCGCCGCCGCGCGCGCCGTCGACGCCGGCCACGAGGTCGTCGGCGTCCACATGGCCCTGAACCGCAACCCCGGGACCCTGCGGACGGGGTCGCGGGGCTGCTGCACCATCGAGGACTCCCTGGACGCGCGCCGCGCGGCGGACCTGCTGGGCATCCCGTTCTACGTCTGGGACCTGTCCGACGACTTCGTCGAGGACGTCGTGGAGGACTTCGTCGCCGAGTACGCCGCCGGCCGCACCCCGAACCCGTGCGTGCGCTGCAACGAGCGCATCAAGTTCGCGGCGCTGCTGGACAAGGGGATCGCCCTGGGGTTCGACGCGGTCGCCACCGGCCACTACGCCCGGGTGCTCACCGGCTCCGACGGCACCGCCGAGCTGCACCGGGCCGCCGACGCGGCCAAGGACCAGTCGTACGTGCTGGCCGTCCTGGACGCCGACCAGGTCGCCCACGCGATGTTCCCCCTCGGGGACGCGCCGACGAA of the Kineococcus rhizosphaerae genome contains:
- a CDS encoding alpha/beta fold hydrolase, which encodes MTPLVLVPGVGCGTSQFRRLLPGLGGLDVHPVELPGHRGAPPLPEASLEAVAARVGEQVPAGSVLAGHSTGGVVGLLVAVRHPGLLSGLVLLDANLPVTADALARKTSRAAAVLGPRWRRVLEESMRTSWGPREPQLREEVVAGILATPEAALRPLWHDVLALDPVPLLRELSVPTAYVRSSRDVDLDALRALNPLVHGVDLRGLQPGHWPHLTEPAAVLDALRGFLAQP
- the glgX gene encoding glycogen debranching protein GlgX, whose amino-acid sequence is MTPRDAEHGGGADVAVLAVHADAVEVCVFAADGGETRTRLPDVELGVWHGHVPDLVAGSRYGLRVHGRWDPERGLRHNPAKLLLDPYARGVEGEVALVPEIFGHTVDAGFEGDLAVADDRDSAPFVPRGVVLGDLPAGLRVRPDERPHVPWADTVVYEAHVRGLTQQFPEVPADERGTYAALAHPAVLDHLRSLGVTTLELLPIHASTSEIALRRRGLSNYWGYNTLGFNAPHAGYATAAARAAGPEAVRTEFRRAVQALHAAGVEVLLDVVYNHTCEEGPDGPHLSLRGLDDATYYLRDAGGRPFDVTGCGNSLDFAEHRVVQFALDSLRYWVGEYGVDGFRFDLMTTLARGRDGFTPDHPFLVALAADPVLAGTKLVAEPWDVGPFGWRTGQFPQPLHEWNDRYRDGVRRFWLTDAREIAFGHSAPVAAGRGLREFATRFAGSADTFDVQRGRLTSVNFVTAHDGFCLADLVAFDRKHNEANGEGNRDGSDGDTSWNHGVEGDTSDATVLELRRRSIRNLFATLVLSSGVPMITAGDEFGRSQGGNNNAYCQDNEVSWLDWKLEDWQTELLDDVRELLALRRRYPVLREAGVRRGSPVREQRQDLLWYSEDGGQMTVEQWHEPDRRILQVLVDGRDRGQESVLVVVNGGPRQLDVTLPAVEGLPTFHPRWASTPDRRRRVAPAGTSLRVAPWSVRVLASS
- a CDS encoding cysteine desulfurase family protein, with protein sequence MTAAYLDHASTTALRPEALDALVAQAARGAGNPSSLHSAGRRARVVVEESREALAAALGARAGEVVWTSGGTESDNLALTGLLRARRDADPVRRRVLLAATEHHAVLDCVEHLQAREGVEVTWLPVDGTGLLDLAALEAALVGDDVALVSLMWANNEVGTVQPVARAAELAHAAGVPLHTDAVQAVGHLPVDFAASGADLLSLSAHKFGGPVGTGALLVKRGTSLVPLQHGGGQELGVRSGTLDAAGAAASAAALTAAVADLPTEARRLAGLRDRLLAGLTQVPGAVVRGARPGAGRLPGNAHVTFAGCEGDSLTYLLDAAGVECSTGSACQAGVPQPSHVLLAMGLDAEEAAGALRFSLGWNSTDADVDAALAAIGPAVERARRARSSRTDRSRRRPRSLAGGVS